From Alteribacter keqinensis, one genomic window encodes:
- a CDS encoding 4-hydroxyphenylacetate 3-hydroxylase family protein — MGIRTGNEYINALKSRQPEIWLGGEKVTDVVNHDVFRQPVKEIAKLYDLQHDPEYQDRITHICSETGERANNSFLLPRTAEDIKARSEAFEVHARATFGLMGRTPDFLNTVVTNMAGNPWFLDKYNPDWSKNLIEYYNYIKKNDLFLTHAIINPQNDRSKASYEQEDLFTHLGVVEEKPDGLIVRGAKMLATLAPITDEVIIYSFPGFQPGDERYALAFAVPVDTPGLKLLCREQMQDGTRSVFDHPLASRFEEMDAVLAFEDVLVPWNRVFMYNNVEAANLLYSKTGINQQPAHQSGVRGYVKLEFATEVACKLADSIGVDQYLNVQTDLGELVQNVETIRALLRVAEQEYETMPTGEVRPAAAPLETIRGMLPKMYPRAIEVMQIIGAGGLLMSPTAADFENQELRSHLDKYYAGREGVSAEERVHLFKLAWDLCGEAFGQRLLQYERYYTGDPIRKRAIFYNQYKRNKQFTSVEQALAASPPLKKQVTKAK, encoded by the coding sequence ATGGGAATCAGAACGGGGAACGAGTATATCAATGCCTTAAAATCCCGGCAGCCGGAGATCTGGCTCGGGGGAGAGAAAGTCACGGATGTGGTGAATCACGATGTGTTCAGACAGCCGGTCAAGGAGATTGCAAAGCTATATGATCTCCAGCACGATCCGGAGTATCAGGACCGAATTACCCACATCTGCAGCGAAACCGGAGAGCGGGCGAATAACTCTTTTTTACTGCCGAGAACAGCAGAAGACATTAAAGCCCGGAGTGAAGCCTTTGAGGTTCATGCGAGAGCCACGTTTGGTCTTATGGGGAGAACACCGGACTTTTTAAATACGGTTGTCACCAACATGGCGGGAAATCCATGGTTTCTGGACAAGTATAATCCTGACTGGTCCAAAAACCTGATCGAGTATTACAACTACATCAAAAAGAACGATTTATTTTTAACCCATGCGATTATCAATCCGCAAAACGACCGGAGCAAAGCATCCTATGAACAGGAAGATTTGTTTACCCACCTCGGGGTGGTGGAGGAGAAGCCTGACGGGCTCATCGTCCGGGGGGCAAAAATGCTTGCTACTCTTGCACCGATCACAGATGAAGTGATCATCTATTCTTTCCCTGGATTCCAGCCTGGTGATGAGCGTTATGCCCTTGCGTTTGCTGTGCCGGTTGACACACCGGGGCTGAAGCTTCTCTGCAGGGAGCAGATGCAGGACGGGACACGATCGGTGTTTGACCATCCCCTTGCCTCACGTTTTGAAGAAATGGATGCGGTGCTTGCGTTTGAAGATGTTCTGGTGCCTTGGAACCGGGTGTTTATGTATAACAATGTAGAAGCGGCGAACCTCCTTTACTCGAAAACAGGAATCAATCAGCAACCAGCCCATCAGTCCGGTGTACGGGGCTATGTAAAGCTCGAGTTTGCTACCGAGGTTGCCTGCAAGCTGGCTGATTCCATCGGGGTCGATCAATACTTAAACGTTCAGACCGACCTTGGGGAACTCGTTCAAAACGTGGAGACGATCCGTGCCCTCTTGCGTGTTGCCGAGCAGGAATACGAGACGATGCCGACAGGGGAAGTAAGACCGGCGGCCGCACCTCTTGAAACGATCCGGGGGATGCTTCCGAAAATGTATCCGAGAGCGATCGAAGTCATGCAGATTATTGGTGCGGGGGGCCTTCTCATGTCGCCGACTGCGGCCGATTTTGAAAATCAGGAGCTGAGAAGCCACCTGGATAAATACTACGCCGGACGAGAAGGAGTATCGGCAGAAGAAAGAGTTCATCTATTTAAGCTGGCATGGGATTTATGCGGTGAAGCGTTCGGACAGCGTCTTCTTCAATATGAGCGTTACTACACAGGAGACCCGATCCGTAAGCGGGCGATCTTCTATAACCAGTACAAGAGAAACAAGCAGTTTACGTCAGTGGAGCAGGCATTAGCCGCCTCACCGCCGTTAAAAAAACAGGTGACCAAAGCAAAATAA
- a CDS encoding RidA family protein, which produces MVNQTLTPEEKIENLGLKLKPVRKPAGNYVGYVRTGNLIYTSGQGVDEYHGKLGRDLDVEEGYLASRQSMLNLLSVIKHEVGELSKVKRIVKLLGFVNSTEMFTDQPKVMNGASDLLVEVFGEKGKHARSAVGMAQLPNNTAIEIELVVEVEE; this is translated from the coding sequence ATGGTTAATCAGACCCTCACACCGGAAGAGAAAATTGAAAATCTCGGACTGAAGCTAAAGCCTGTGCGGAAACCTGCCGGTAACTATGTTGGCTATGTGAGAACAGGAAACCTGATATATACATCAGGACAGGGAGTCGATGAATACCACGGAAAACTCGGCCGTGACCTGGATGTGGAAGAAGGATACCTTGCTTCAAGACAGTCCATGCTTAACCTCCTCAGTGTGATCAAACACGAGGTGGGCGAACTGAGTAAGGTGAAGCGGATCGTTAAACTCCTTGGTTTTGTAAACAGCACGGAGATGTTTACGGATCAGCCCAAAGTCATGAACGGAGCGTCTGACTTACTCGTTGAGGTTTTCGGAGAAAAAGGAAAACATGCAAGATCAGCCGTGGGCATGGCCCAGCTCCCGAACAACACCGCAATTGAAATTGAGCTCGTTGTTGAAGTTGAGGAGTAG
- a CDS encoding IclR family transcriptional regulator, with amino-acid sequence MISSVQKITRILDCFTNEKPVLGNQEIAEMLEMNVSTVHHLVKTLCAEGLLIQDNKKKYRLGWKLLEWSNHVMYQQDIYNEAIPLVEGLINKYNGTVHIGMFDAGEVRFVLKVAAKGSVAVPTYVGAKKPAYCTSTGKILLSFNPSYIQPTISKGLTQRAANTITCVKKFRQELKEIRKQGYSISNNENELGLYGIAAPIQSYTGQTVAALNMVGPVSYMEGRHRNEIIQSVKGTAQSISKELGYINSI; translated from the coding sequence ATGATATCGTCGGTACAGAAGATTACGAGGATCCTGGATTGTTTCACCAATGAAAAACCTGTACTTGGTAATCAGGAAATTGCAGAAATGCTCGAAATGAATGTGAGTACGGTGCATCACCTGGTGAAAACCCTTTGTGCAGAAGGACTGCTCATCCAGGACAACAAAAAGAAATACCGCCTTGGATGGAAGCTCCTTGAATGGAGTAATCATGTGATGTATCAGCAGGACATATACAACGAGGCGATTCCTCTTGTGGAAGGACTGATAAACAAGTATAACGGGACTGTTCACATCGGCATGTTTGATGCGGGGGAAGTCCGGTTTGTCCTGAAAGTAGCGGCCAAGGGATCTGTAGCGGTACCTACATATGTAGGGGCAAAAAAACCGGCGTACTGTACGAGTACCGGAAAAATACTGTTATCCTTCAATCCTTCGTACATCCAGCCAACGATATCAAAGGGACTGACCCAGAGAGCTGCCAATACGATTACGTGTGTGAAAAAGTTCAGACAGGAATTAAAAGAAATCCGAAAGCAGGGCTATTCAATCAGCAATAACGAAAACGAGCTCGGCCTGTACGGCATTGCAGCCCCGATCCAGTCCTACACGGGACAGACGGTCGCAGCGCTGAACATGGTCGGTCCGGTCAGCTATATGGAAGGACGCCACAGAAACGAGATTATTCAAAGCGTGAAGGGAACAGCACAGTCCATTTCAAAAGAGCTAGGTTACATTAATTCGATTTGA
- a CDS encoding VLRF1 family aeRF1-type release factor, with protein sequence MALSKELESLKEFHCPEGKCVLSVYLNTDRANQDQQKGEWKIRLKNGLKKLDEYLDSSGNEKQLKNYRKIKTKVEKEITGNQTNLQKSVVIFGSEEGDLWSVHYLQLPVETSFHWENQPVVDQLEALAKQYPKSGIVLTNMDEVTILDTALGEVTDTRTYTFDPETENWSFKDGMGATNAIQSGASHVDKFQQRFEENLNRFYKDMATNIEQMNRDRKWNSVYLVGETEMTRTMESQLRVKVGKSVNKNLSNARPSQVLAQVFK encoded by the coding sequence ATGGCATTGTCAAAAGAACTTGAGTCACTGAAAGAATTTCACTGTCCTGAGGGGAAATGTGTCCTGAGCGTTTATCTAAACACAGACCGAGCGAATCAGGATCAGCAAAAAGGCGAGTGGAAGATCCGCCTGAAAAACGGTCTGAAGAAGCTCGATGAATACTTAGATTCAAGCGGTAACGAGAAGCAGCTGAAAAATTACCGCAAAATTAAAACGAAAGTGGAAAAAGAAATTACAGGAAACCAGACTAACCTGCAGAAAAGTGTCGTGATTTTCGGCTCGGAAGAAGGAGATCTCTGGTCGGTTCATTACCTGCAGCTGCCCGTAGAAACAAGCTTTCACTGGGAAAACCAGCCGGTTGTGGACCAGCTCGAAGCGTTGGCGAAACAATATCCTAAGAGCGGAATTGTTCTAACGAATATGGACGAAGTTACCATCCTCGATACTGCACTCGGGGAAGTGACCGACACAAGAACGTACACATTTGATCCGGAAACGGAAAACTGGTCATTTAAAGACGGAATGGGTGCAACGAACGCAATTCAGTCCGGAGCGAGCCACGTGGATAAATTTCAGCAGAGATTCGAAGAAAACCTGAACCGCTTCTATAAAGATATGGCGACCAACATTGAGCAGATGAACCGGGACCGTAAGTGGAATTCCGTCTACCTTGTGGGTGAAACCGAAATGACAAGAACGATGGAGTCCCAGCTCCGCGTGAAAGTCGGCAAGTCTGTAAACAAAAACTTAAGCAACGCCCGCCCGTCCCAGGTGCTGGCACAGGTGTTTAAATAA
- a CDS encoding 3-hydroxyanthranilate 3,4-dioxygenase yields the protein MDLKSRAFNLMQMVEENKHLLKPPVNNKVLWEDSEFIAMLLGGPNRRRDFHVDPSDEFFYQMKGDCYVECINDKGEREVITVKEGEVFMLPANVPHSPHRVADTYGIVLERKRGEGELEDFVWFCDNCDHLMHKATVQLTNIETQVKGAIEEFNGSKELRTCDNCGHVMPEEVEVWKCE from the coding sequence ATGGATTTAAAATCGAGAGCGTTTAATTTAATGCAGATGGTCGAGGAAAACAAGCATTTACTCAAGCCGCCGGTGAACAACAAAGTTCTCTGGGAAGACTCTGAATTCATTGCCATGCTTCTTGGCGGTCCGAACCGCCGCCGGGATTTCCATGTGGACCCGTCTGATGAATTTTTCTATCAGATGAAAGGAGACTGCTACGTGGAGTGCATCAATGACAAAGGGGAGCGTGAAGTGATTACGGTAAAAGAAGGGGAAGTCTTTATGCTGCCGGCAAACGTCCCTCACTCTCCGCACCGTGTGGCTGATACGTACGGTATCGTCCTTGAAAGAAAGCGGGGCGAAGGTGAATTGGAGGACTTCGTATGGTTTTGCGATAACTGTGATCACCTTATGCATAAAGCGACCGTTCAGCTCACCAACATTGAAACCCAGGTAAAAGGGGCAATCGAAGAATTTAACGGAAGCAAGGAGCTTCGTACGTGTGATAACTGCGGACATGTAATGCCGGAAGAAGTGGAAGTGTGGAAATGCGAATAG
- a CDS encoding amidohydrolase family protein — translation MEMRIDAHTHVMPPDMPDFQAKYGQERWPVVVKTSETEADIMVAGKLFRKVTEQVWSPGKIVEDMDQEGIDMQVVSPIPVTFSYWAPLEQALEMIQLQNDFIAGMVKERPDRFIGLGTVPMQDVEAAIKEMDRCVHELGLSGIEIGTNVNGENLDSPELLPFFQKAEEWDVLVFIHPWETLAKDRTPRHNFMYTVGMPSETALAAASLIWGGVIEKCPDLKVWFAHGAGSFPYILPRLDQGWNVWPDLRVTEHPPSHYMKNFYFDALTYDEQNTEYLIEKFGVDKLVMGSDYPFLLKESPPGKTISQMKSLSHEDRAKLMGETAASLLKVKERQTENG, via the coding sequence GTGGAAATGCGAATAGATGCCCATACCCACGTCATGCCTCCTGACATGCCGGACTTTCAGGCTAAATACGGACAGGAGCGCTGGCCGGTGGTCGTTAAAACGAGTGAAACGGAAGCAGACATTATGGTGGCGGGAAAGCTGTTCAGAAAAGTAACAGAACAGGTCTGGTCACCAGGAAAAATCGTAGAAGACATGGACCAAGAAGGGATCGACATGCAGGTCGTGTCACCGATTCCTGTGACCTTTTCATACTGGGCGCCTCTTGAACAGGCCCTTGAAATGATTCAGCTTCAAAATGACTTTATTGCGGGGATGGTAAAGGAACGTCCGGACCGGTTTATCGGACTTGGCACTGTTCCAATGCAGGATGTGGAGGCAGCGATTAAAGAGATGGACCGCTGTGTTCATGAGCTGGGCCTTTCCGGCATCGAAATCGGAACCAATGTGAACGGTGAGAACCTCGATTCTCCTGAACTGCTGCCCTTTTTCCAAAAAGCTGAGGAATGGGACGTTCTGGTGTTTATCCACCCGTGGGAAACGCTGGCCAAAGACCGTACTCCGCGCCATAATTTTATGTACACCGTCGGAATGCCGAGTGAGACTGCCCTTGCTGCTGCCAGCCTTATCTGGGGCGGTGTGATTGAGAAATGCCCCGATCTGAAAGTGTGGTTTGCCCACGGAGCAGGATCTTTTCCATACATCCTGCCGCGGCTCGATCAGGGGTGGAATGTCTGGCCGGATCTGAGAGTAACCGAGCATCCGCCGAGTCATTACATGAAGAACTTTTATTTTGATGCCCTAACGTACGATGAGCAGAACACGGAATACCTGATTGAAAAGTTCGGCGTAGACAAGCTTGTTATGGGATCTGACTATCCGTTCCTGTTAAAAGAATCACCGCCGGGTAAAACGATCAGCCAGATGAAGAGCCTGTCTCATGAAGACCGGGCGAAACTTATGGGAGAAACAGCGGCAAGTCTCCTTAAAGTGAAAGAGAGGCAGACCGAAAATGGTTAA
- a CDS encoding response regulator produces MTQSVAVLIVEDDFRVADITKRFVNKVDGFTVAGAAKTAKETRDFLEKGPAPDLILLDVYIPDVDGLSLFWEIRREYPAVDLVMVTAAKEVVTFEEALKGGIFDYIVKPVDLERLAQTLERYKAQRQTLVMKQELDQGEIDDLLQVGRKGSLSDETDLPKGIDAITLEQVKKLLMKEKDGITAVNVGKQIGASRSTARRYLEYLVSVNEVEARLKYGDVGRPERRYVTTR; encoded by the coding sequence ATGACACAATCTGTTGCTGTTTTAATAGTAGAAGATGATTTTCGTGTGGCTGACATTACAAAGCGGTTTGTAAATAAAGTGGACGGTTTTACTGTTGCGGGGGCGGCTAAGACGGCAAAGGAGACTCGTGATTTTTTGGAAAAGGGTCCGGCGCCGGATCTTATTCTGCTTGATGTGTACATTCCGGATGTGGACGGTCTGAGTCTGTTTTGGGAAATAAGAAGGGAGTATCCGGCCGTTGATTTGGTCATGGTTACGGCTGCAAAGGAAGTGGTTACTTTTGAAGAAGCGCTTAAGGGCGGGATCTTTGATTACATTGTGAAGCCGGTGGACCTGGAGCGGCTGGCCCAGACCCTGGAGCGGTATAAAGCGCAGCGGCAGACGCTTGTGATGAAACAGGAGCTTGATCAAGGGGAAATTGACGATCTTTTGCAGGTGGGCAGGAAAGGGAGTCTGTCTGATGAAACAGATCTGCCGAAAGGGATTGACGCGATTACACTCGAGCAGGTTAAAAAGCTTCTGATGAAAGAAAAAGACGGGATTACTGCTGTGAATGTTGGAAAACAAATCGGGGCGAGCCGTTCAACAGCAAGGAGGTATCTTGAATACCTGGTTTCAGTAAATGAAGTGGAAGCGAGGCTCAAGTACGGCGATGTGGGACGGCCGGAACGGCGTTATGTGACAACCCGGTGA
- a CDS encoding flavin reductase family protein: MDVRELRNCFGHFATGVTVVTWKKEDQFHGITVNSFTSVSLDPPLLLVSIDKRAKACSMLEDHPFTVNILAGDQESIAWQFAGRPQEGLTIDWEETDHGPKIKGALATFECRPWQGYEGGDHILYIGEVTDYTYDEGTPLMFYKGQFLKDKSEEKKITK, from the coding sequence TTGGATGTTCGTGAATTAAGAAACTGCTTCGGCCATTTTGCCACGGGTGTAACCGTCGTAACCTGGAAAAAAGAAGACCAGTTTCACGGAATTACGGTGAATTCATTTACCTCTGTCTCACTCGATCCGCCTTTGCTCCTTGTTTCAATCGACAAAAGAGCAAAAGCGTGCAGCATGCTGGAGGATCATCCTTTTACCGTCAACATTTTAGCAGGGGATCAGGAAAGTATAGCATGGCAGTTTGCCGGCCGTCCTCAGGAAGGCCTGACGATTGACTGGGAAGAAACAGACCACGGCCCGAAAATTAAAGGAGCGCTTGCTACATTTGAATGCCGTCCATGGCAGGGGTATGAAGGCGGAGATCACATTCTCTACATCGGAGAAGTAACGGACTATACCTACGATGAAGGAACGCCGCTGATGTTTTATAAAGGGCAGTTCCTGAAAGATAAAAGTGAAGAAAAGAAAATAACCAAATAA
- a CDS encoding ATP-binding protein yields MAEFDRTQMKKYISRSPAKISLKLRMTLLIGLLTVGMLAIIGVFFYFLLSDSLEQEMGERALGVSKSVAEIAKVRDAVAEGDPGDRTVQNLVEPIRQSTGAEFIVVGDINEIRYSHPNPGQIGERMVGEDSDGALIEGLSYISQAEGSLGPSIRGKTPLFSESGEIIGVVSVGFLVEDVRGVVDNYRDELVSALALIMALGLGGAILISIYIKKVLFGLEPEEISYLLLQKETILQSAHEGIIAVNNSGDITLLNKAAQRLLNVENEPLERYIGQPVHDLLPYSKLPEVLQSGESQYDEEMEFGEHIVVVNRVPLYDDGHLAGAVSTFRNKTEIERLTKELTKVREYAEGLRAQTHEFSNKLYTISGLLQLNQKQEAIDFIKKETVSQQKWIHQLIDQVADPMVSAILLGKLNEAHERGVRLIIDPESTLSSVLPKGERHALVTALGNVVDNAIDAVKHLPKDERTVSVFFTDLGDEVLFEIEDKGGGIPEELVERIYEQGFTTKDGEHRGFGLALSKRVLENVGGTMSTEAAGEEGTCFVITIPNKGEG; encoded by the coding sequence ATGGCGGAATTTGATCGGACCCAGATGAAAAAATACATAAGCCGGTCTCCGGCAAAAATCAGCCTGAAGCTTAGGATGACGCTTCTGATCGGGCTCCTTACAGTGGGGATGCTGGCCATTATCGGTGTGTTCTTTTACTTTCTTTTGTCGGATTCCCTTGAGCAGGAGATGGGGGAGAGGGCACTCGGGGTATCAAAAAGTGTGGCTGAGATTGCTAAAGTAAGAGATGCCGTTGCCGAGGGCGATCCCGGTGACAGGACCGTCCAAAACCTCGTGGAACCGATCCGGCAGTCAACGGGGGCTGAATTTATCGTGGTGGGAGATATCAATGAGATCCGCTACTCTCACCCCAACCCCGGTCAGATTGGAGAACGGATGGTAGGAGAGGACAGTGACGGGGCATTAATTGAAGGATTGTCGTACATCTCCCAGGCAGAAGGGTCCCTCGGGCCGTCGATTCGGGGGAAGACGCCGCTCTTCAGCGAAAGCGGCGAGATTATCGGTGTGGTGTCGGTCGGCTTCCTTGTAGAAGATGTCCGGGGAGTGGTGGACAATTACAGGGACGAGCTGGTCTCAGCCCTTGCCCTTATTATGGCATTGGGGCTTGGGGGAGCGATCCTTATCTCTATTTACATTAAGAAGGTGTTGTTCGGTCTTGAGCCTGAGGAAATCTCGTATCTTCTGCTTCAGAAGGAAACGATTCTTCAGTCGGCTCACGAAGGAATTATTGCGGTTAACAACAGTGGGGACATTACGCTTTTGAATAAAGCGGCGCAGCGTCTGCTGAATGTGGAAAATGAGCCTTTGGAGCGCTATATTGGTCAGCCTGTTCATGACCTCCTGCCGTACTCGAAGCTTCCTGAAGTGCTTCAGAGCGGGGAGAGCCAGTACGATGAGGAGATGGAGTTTGGTGAGCATATTGTTGTGGTGAACCGGGTTCCCCTCTATGATGACGGGCATCTGGCGGGGGCCGTTTCCACGTTCCGGAACAAAACGGAGATTGAGCGGCTCACCAAGGAGCTGACCAAAGTAAGAGAGTATGCGGAGGGGCTCCGGGCACAGACGCATGAGTTTTCAAATAAGCTGTATACGATTTCGGGACTTTTGCAGCTTAATCAGAAGCAGGAGGCCATTGATTTTATAAAAAAAGAGACGGTCAGCCAGCAGAAGTGGATTCATCAGCTTATTGACCAGGTGGCGGACCCTATGGTGAGTGCGATTCTTCTCGGAAAGCTCAACGAAGCTCATGAGAGAGGTGTCCGGCTGATCATCGATCCGGAGAGTACGCTCTCGTCGGTGCTGCCTAAGGGAGAGCGGCATGCCCTTGTTACAGCTCTTGGAAATGTGGTCGATAACGCCATTGATGCGGTGAAGCATCTGCCGAAAGACGAGCGGACGGTATCGGTTTTCTTTACGGATCTCGGGGATGAGGTGCTGTTTGAGATCGAAGACAAGGGCGGTGGCATTCCGGAGGAGCTCGTGGAGCGGATTTATGAGCAGGGATTTACAACAAAGGACGGGGAGCACAGAGGGTTCGGCCTTGCTTTATCCAAACGGGTTCTTGAAAATGTCGGCGGCACAATGAGTACGGAAGCGGCCGGGGAAGAGGGCACGTGCTTTGTGATTACGATTCCAAACAAAGGGGAGGGATGA
- a CDS encoding CitMHS family transporter, giving the protein MLSIIGFLTILTIVVLLIGGRITPIMGLVLVPVGGALLAGFNIVDIGGFFNEGIDSVISVVIMFIFAILFFGIMQDTGLFDPLINKMIALTKGSVVAVAVGTVIVGAVAHLDGSGASTFLITIPALLPLYLKLRMSPYLLLLLVGLSASIMNLVPWAGPIGRAGAVLGVDPSALWRPLIPVQISAMLLLIVLAAFLGIREKRRISRMSDDEVAKADAEAEVAATSETAEPAVVERDPALARPKLLWLNLLISLAVITVLVWDILPSGLVFMLGLSIALPINYPKVNDQMERIKTHAPNALMMAAIILAAGSFLGIMNGTGMLDSLATDLVMILPAFVVPYLHVIMGVFGVPFDLVLSTDAYYFALLPVVEQIVTSHGVDSITAAYTMIIGNIIGTFVSPFSPALWLALGLAGLEMGKHIRYSFFWVWGFSIVLLIVAFLIGVI; this is encoded by the coding sequence ATGCTCAGTATTATCGGTTTTTTAACCATTCTCACCATTGTTGTGCTGCTGATAGGCGGGAGAATTACCCCGATTATGGGACTTGTCCTTGTTCCTGTGGGCGGGGCCTTGCTTGCGGGCTTTAACATCGTAGACATTGGCGGTTTCTTTAACGAAGGTATCGATTCGGTTATCAGTGTTGTGATCATGTTTATTTTTGCGATTTTATTCTTCGGCATTATGCAGGACACGGGGCTGTTTGACCCGTTAATCAACAAAATGATTGCCCTTACAAAGGGAAGTGTCGTTGCCGTTGCTGTGGGGACTGTCATTGTCGGTGCCGTTGCCCACCTGGACGGGTCGGGAGCGTCAACCTTCCTCATTACCATTCCGGCACTGCTGCCGCTTTATTTGAAATTACGGATGAGCCCTTATTTACTTTTACTATTGGTCGGTTTGAGTGCCAGTATTATGAACCTTGTTCCCTGGGCGGGGCCGATCGGCAGAGCCGGTGCCGTTCTCGGTGTGGATCCGTCTGCGCTTTGGCGTCCGCTGATTCCGGTGCAGATTTCGGCTATGCTGCTGCTGATTGTTTTAGCCGCATTCCTGGGGATTCGGGAAAAGCGTCGGATTTCCAGGATGTCAGATGATGAAGTGGCCAAGGCTGATGCTGAGGCAGAGGTTGCTGCCACCAGCGAAACTGCAGAGCCTGCCGTGGTGGAAAGGGATCCGGCCCTTGCCCGGCCGAAACTGCTGTGGCTGAATTTACTCATTTCTTTAGCAGTAATCACTGTCCTTGTTTGGGACATCCTTCCATCAGGACTGGTATTCATGCTCGGGCTGAGTATTGCCCTTCCGATCAATTACCCGAAAGTGAATGACCAGATGGAACGGATCAAAACTCACGCACCGAATGCGTTAATGATGGCGGCGATCATTCTTGCTGCCGGTTCGTTCCTCGGAATCATGAATGGAACAGGGATGCTTGATTCATTGGCGACAGATCTAGTTATGATTTTACCGGCGTTTGTCGTGCCTTATCTGCACGTGATCATGGGTGTGTTCGGCGTACCGTTTGATCTCGTGCTCAGTACGGATGCCTATTACTTTGCCTTGCTGCCGGTGGTCGAGCAGATTGTGACTTCACATGGTGTTGATTCTATAACGGCGGCGTACACGATGATTATCGGAAACATCATCGGTACGTTCGTCAGTCCTTTCTCTCCGGCGTTGTGGCTTGCCCTCGGTCTTGCGGGACTGGAGATGGGCAAACATATCCGCTACTCCTTTTTCTGGGTATGGGGTTTCAGCATTGTTCTTCTCATTGTGGCGTTTTTAATCGGGGTTATTTAA
- a CDS encoding aldehyde dehydrogenase, translating to MQSKVMEHEALKKYKPVDCRHFIDGAFIDSEKKVNNINPATEDVIGTIAIGGEQEVDRAVQAAKRALTGPWKSLSSFERSSILRRIGDEILKRKEELAFLEATDTGKPYALALEMDITRAAHNFYFFADYLTSMGTEAYQQDEKALHYAIRRPVGVVGMINPWNLPLLLLTWKLAPCLAAGSTAVMKPSEWTPMTATVLAEICKDAGVPDGVVNLVHGFGADSAGEAITKHPEVDAVTFTGDTKTGTAIMQSAAPSLKKVSFELGGKNPNIIFADSDLDEVIETTLKSSFLNQGQVCLAGSRIYVESTVYDEFMEKFTARTKELKVGDPFDEKVNVGSLVSREHYEHVLRYIDLAKEEGGMVVTGGTNRPDSLDKGCFVRPTIITGLGQSARCVQEEIFGPVVTVMPFDTEEAVIGYANDTKYGLGTSIWTNDLRRAHRVAHRIEAGIIWVNTWYLRDLRTPFGGMKESGVGREGGAHSFDFYSELSNVTIKL from the coding sequence ATGCAATCAAAAGTGATGGAGCACGAAGCGTTAAAAAAATATAAGCCTGTCGATTGCCGGCATTTTATCGATGGCGCTTTCATCGATTCAGAAAAAAAGGTCAATAACATCAATCCTGCCACTGAAGATGTGATCGGGACCATTGCCATTGGCGGGGAACAGGAAGTAGACAGAGCTGTTCAGGCAGCCAAACGGGCCTTAACAGGTCCATGGAAGTCCCTGTCCTCCTTTGAGCGTTCCTCCATTCTCAGAAGAATCGGAGACGAGATTTTAAAACGAAAAGAAGAACTGGCCTTCCTGGAAGCCACGGATACAGGAAAGCCCTATGCTCTTGCTCTCGAGATGGATATTACAAGGGCAGCACATAACTTTTACTTTTTCGCAGACTACCTCACTTCCATGGGGACTGAAGCCTACCAGCAGGATGAAAAAGCGCTTCACTACGCGATCAGGCGTCCTGTCGGTGTTGTAGGAATGATCAATCCGTGGAATCTGCCTCTGCTCCTTCTCACTTGGAAACTGGCTCCTTGCCTTGCTGCCGGGAGTACAGCAGTGATGAAGCCGTCGGAGTGGACACCGATGACAGCAACGGTACTTGCTGAAATCTGCAAAGATGCAGGGGTTCCGGACGGTGTTGTAAACCTTGTCCACGGATTCGGTGCCGATTCAGCGGGAGAGGCCATTACAAAGCATCCGGAAGTGGATGCCGTTACCTTTACAGGAGATACAAAAACAGGAACGGCGATTATGCAGTCGGCAGCGCCGTCATTAAAAAAGGTCTCCTTTGAGCTTGGGGGAAAAAATCCAAACATCATCTTCGCAGACTCTGATCTGGATGAAGTGATCGAGACTACGCTTAAATCAAGCTTTCTCAATCAGGGGCAGGTATGCCTCGCGGGGTCACGGATCTATGTAGAAAGCACCGTCTATGACGAATTCATGGAAAAGTTTACGGCACGGACTAAGGAGCTGAAAGTCGGTGATCCGTTTGATGAAAAAGTGAATGTGGGGTCCCTTGTGAGCCGGGAGCATTACGAACACGTTCTTCGTTACATCGATCTGGCGAAAGAAGAAGGGGGTATGGTCGTAACCGGTGGAACAAACCGTCCCGATTCTTTGGACAAAGGCTGTTTTGTCCGACCAACAATTATTACCGGTCTCGGCCAGTCGGCCCGTTGTGTACAGGAAGAGATTTTTGGTCCGGTTGTGACAGTCATGCCTTTTGACACAGAAGAAGCAGTGATCGGTTACGCCAATGACACGAAGTACGGCCTTGGTACTTCCATCTGGACCAATGATCTCAGACGTGCCCACCGTGTGGCACACCGGATTGAAGCAGGGATCATCTGGGTGAACACGTGGTACCTGCGGGATCTCCGTACGCCGTTTGGAGGTATGAAAGAGAGCGGTGTAGGTCGCGAGGGCGGTGCTCACAGCTTTGATTTTTACAGTGAACTGTCCAATGTCACGATTAAGTTATAA